Proteins encoded in a region of the Triplophysa dalaica isolate WHDGS20190420 chromosome 10, ASM1584641v1, whole genome shotgun sequence genome:
- the mfng gene encoding beta-1,3-N-acetylglucosaminyltransferase manic fringe: protein MTLRRLFHALPVVALTLFVLVLLNLQLRTRSDLQPGAHLAHGLVRSQANSGWRTAGKKYADDAVSDEHKPTAQSWKETNPKSLLEISDIFIGVKTTGRFHKTRLALLLETWISRTKDHTFIFTDSSDEDISREGFNVVVTNCPPEHSHQALSCKMAAEYHHFMASGKKWFCHVDDDNYLNPGALLSFLSGFSVESEIYVGKPSLDRPMRAHELMKGNKTREVRFWFATGGAGFCLSRKLAERMAPWASGPRFEQTSEVIMLPDDCTVGFIVEIRLGISMVHSNMFHSHLENLLRLTPSDIPKQVTLGYGWFENKLNSVELKGVFTEDEDPSRFRTVHCLLYPTTSWCPVAHNKKLSWNQQILA, encoded by the exons ATGACCCTGAGGAGGCTGTTTCATGCTTTGCCTGTCGTTGCTTTGACTCTTTTCGTCCTGGTTTTGCTGAATTTGCAACTGCGCACCCGGAGTGACCTGCAGCCTGGCGCGCATCTTGCGCACGGACTGGTGCGGAGTCAGGCGAACTCTGGTTGGAGGACCGCAGGCAAAAAGTATGCTGATGATGCAGTCTCAGACGAACACAAGCCGACAGCTCAAAGTTGGAAAGAGACTAACCCAAAATCACTTCTGGAGATCAGCGATATCTTCATTGGTGTGAAAACCACTGGCAGGTTCCACAAAACACGCCTTGCTCTGCTGTTGGAGACCTGGATCTCCAGAACTAAAGACCAT ACGTTCATCTTTACGGACAGCTCAGATGAAGACATTTCACGTGAAG GATTCAATGTCGTGGTCACCAACTGCCCACCAGAACACAGCCATCAAGCTCTGTCCTGCAAAATGGCCGCCGAATACCACCATTTCATGGCCTCTGGAAAAAA GTGGTTTTGTCATGTTGATGATGATAACTACCTGAACCCTGGAGCTCTCCTGTCTTTCCTCTCTGGCTTCTCGGTGGAAAGCGAAATCTACGTGGGCAAGCCAAGTCTGGATCGACCAATGAGAGCTCACGAGCTTATGAAAGGAAATAAGACG AGGGAAGTCCGTTTCTGGTTCGCTACAGGAGGGGCCGGATTCTGTCTGAGCAGGAAGTTGGCTGAGAGGATGGCACCCTGGGCAAG TGGTCCTAGGTTTGAGCAGACCTCTGAAGTTATAATGCTTCCTGATGATTGTACGGTGGGCTTCATAGTTGAGATACGTCTGGGCATCTCTATGGTCCATAGCAACATGTTTCACTCCCACCTGGAAAACCTCCTTCGTCTTACCCCCAGTGATATCCCCAAACAG GTCACTTTAGGTTATGGATGGTTTGAGAATAAATTGAACAGCGTGGAACTCAAAGGAGTTTTTACCGAAGATGAAGATCCGTCCAG GTTCAGGACAGTCCACTGTCTTCTGTACCCTACAACAAGCTGGTGCCCGGTTGCTCATAACAAGAAGCTGTCATGGAATCAACAAATCCTTGCATGA